The Rhodocytophaga rosea genome has a segment encoding these proteins:
- a CDS encoding helix-turn-helix domain-containing protein: MNSIKSISAFHRLLSLPEPRHPMVSVINLAQSKFLEDEVWKGFVNLFYCIALKREAKGKIKYGQQHYDYDKGVLSFTAPKQVQSLDVANMECGSGYLLIFHPDFLLNHSLASSIHRYGFFSYSVNEALHLSAEEENDLITILNKIYKECLHIDKHTQEIILSQIELLLNYSNRFYERQFITRKNNNQGLLAKFEQLVDEYFDTDTVARQGLLTVHYIAQRMNLSPNYLSDLLRVHTGQNTQQHIHEKLIEKAKEKLSTTSLSVSEIAYGLGFEHTQSFSTLFKKKTNLSPLEFRQAFN, from the coding sequence ATGAATTCCATTAAATCTATTTCAGCCTTTCACCGCCTATTATCCTTACCCGAGCCCCGTCATCCGATGGTGAGCGTGATTAATCTGGCTCAAAGCAAATTTCTTGAAGATGAAGTATGGAAAGGGTTTGTCAACCTTTTTTATTGTATTGCCCTCAAAAGAGAAGCTAAAGGCAAAATAAAGTATGGCCAGCAACACTACGATTATGATAAGGGCGTATTAAGTTTTACCGCACCCAAGCAGGTACAATCTTTGGATGTAGCCAACATGGAATGTGGTTCTGGCTATCTGCTTATATTTCATCCAGATTTTTTGCTCAACCATTCGCTGGCAAGTTCCATTCACAGGTATGGTTTTTTTTCCTACTCGGTCAATGAGGCACTGCACCTGTCTGCCGAAGAGGAAAATGATTTGATTACTATTCTCAACAAGATCTACAAGGAATGTCTCCACATTGATAAACATACGCAAGAGATCATCTTATCACAAATCGAATTACTGCTCAACTATTCCAATCGTTTTTACGAGCGGCAGTTCATTACCCGCAAAAACAACAATCAAGGGCTACTTGCCAAATTTGAACAACTAGTAGACGAGTATTTTGATACGGATACTGTAGCCCGGCAAGGGTTGCTGACGGTACACTATATAGCCCAACGCATGAACCTGTCACCTAACTACCTGAGCGACCTGTTACGTGTGCATACTGGCCAAAACACGCAGCAACATATTCATGAAAAACTGATTGAGAAAGCCAAAGAAAAGCTCTCTACGACTAGCTTATCGGTGAGCGAGATTGCGTATGGACTGGGCTTTGAACACACCCAGTCATTCAGTACTCTTTTTAAAAAGAAAACGAACCTGTCGCCTTTGGAATTTCGACAGGCATTTAACTGA
- a CDS encoding two-component regulator propeller domain-containing protein codes for MEEKKGEVWLGTSGSTYVYDGKTFTVFEPKDGQAFTNVWSIMEDKKGNIWLGGNEGLWRYDSRTFTHFTENSVNYVYEDRKGNIWTSGGSDNGQGFLLSCYDTASLSDKKPTITQITQSLNLFRILEARDGSIWFGALDGLYRYDGTTITDFKGGQK; via the coding sequence ATGGAAGAGAAAAAGGGTGAAGTATGGTTGGGCACAAGCGGCTCTACCTACGTGTATGATGGTAAAACATTTACCGTTTTTGAACCTAAAGACGGTCAAGCCTTTACCAACGTTTGGTCGATCATGGAAGATAAAAAAGGAAATATATGGCTGGGGGGCAACGAAGGCCTTTGGCGCTATGATAGCCGTACATTTACCCATTTCACAGAGAATTCTGTTAATTATGTCTATGAAGATAGAAAAGGAAACATTTGGACGAGTGGAGGAAGTGATAATGGCCAAGGTTTCCTGCTTTCCTGTTATGATACTGCCTCCTTGTCTGATAAAAAGCCAACTATAACTCAAATCACACAATCCCTAAACCTTTTTCGGATTTTAGAAGCTAGGGATGGAAGTATTTGGTTTGGCGCACTTGATGGCCTGTATCGCTATGATGGAACTACCATTACCGATTTCAAAGGGGGCCAGAAATAA
- a CDS encoding two-component regulator propeller domain-containing protein, whose translation MPFIFYNSCQGQGKTNLPKDTIQSQTKGVITLQGPTTSVRTIHQDKQGNIWLASNEGVIRYDGKSFTNITGNLFPARFFSLLEDRQGNFWFANFGSGLYYYDGKSIRNFTTAQGLIDNEVMCLYEDRVGMIWIGTRLGASRYDGKTFRNFISKEGFPVV comes from the coding sequence TTGCCGTTTATTTTTTACAATTCCTGCCAGGGACAAGGCAAAACTAACCTACCAAAAGATACCATCCAGTCCCAAACCAAAGGCGTAATCACCTTGCAGGGGCCAACCACATCGGTTCGTACCATCCATCAAGATAAACAGGGCAACATATGGCTTGCTTCAAATGAAGGTGTTATTCGCTACGATGGAAAATCGTTTACCAATATCACAGGCAACCTGTTTCCGGCGCGCTTCTTTTCTCTGTTAGAAGATAGACAAGGAAATTTTTGGTTTGCTAATTTTGGCTCGGGCCTTTATTATTACGATGGGAAATCCATAAGAAATTTTACAACTGCGCAGGGGCTTATCGATAATGAGGTGATGTGTCTTTATGAAGACAGAGTCGGCATGATTTGGATCGGCACCAGACTTGGAGCAAGCCGTTATGATGGAAAAACGTTTCGAAATTTTATAAGTAAAGAAGGTTTTCCAGTAGTATAG
- a CDS encoding IS5 family transposase, which translates to MYELHENLTDSQWQVIKNIVDDGRKRKVCLKRVVDACLWLTRTGSQWRNLSQTHYPVWQTVAYYFYKWQHNGVWQQVRAMLVKKERERQGRQAEPSRVTIDSQSVKQCGCFSEQVGVDGNKKIDGRKRHLAVDNLGLPWAVYVGAANESDAVAGFELLPQLKSCRRLSLICADAAYKGEFVSYAYYYGWKVDISQKPPSKQGFIPQKGRWQVERSGPATSVHRLHAWLNHYRRLAKDYERTPASAVCFIELAFINIILSKIP; encoded by the coding sequence ATGTATGAATTACATGAAAATCTGACTGATAGTCAATGGCAAGTTATTAAAAACATAGTAGATGATGGACGAAAGAGAAAAGTTTGTTTAAAGCGTGTAGTGGATGCCTGCCTGTGGCTGACCAGAACCGGAAGTCAGTGGCGGAATTTGTCTCAGACCCATTATCCTGTATGGCAAACGGTAGCTTATTATTTTTATAAGTGGCAACACAACGGAGTCTGGCAACAAGTGCGGGCGATGTTAGTGAAAAAGGAACGAGAAAGACAGGGACGACAAGCAGAGCCTTCCAGAGTGACTATTGATAGCCAAAGTGTTAAACAGTGTGGTTGCTTTTCTGAGCAGGTAGGTGTAGATGGTAATAAGAAAATAGATGGTAGGAAACGGCATTTGGCGGTTGATAACTTAGGACTTCCCTGGGCTGTTTATGTAGGAGCTGCTAATGAGTCTGATGCCGTAGCAGGCTTTGAATTATTACCACAACTCAAAAGCTGTAGACGGCTAAGTTTGATCTGTGCCGATGCAGCTTATAAAGGTGAGTTTGTCTCTTATGCTTATTATTATGGGTGGAAAGTAGACATCTCACAAAAGCCTCCTTCCAAGCAAGGATTTATTCCTCAAAAGGGAAGGTGGCAAGTGGAAAGATCTGGACCTGCTACGAGTGTGCATCGGCTCCATGCCTGGCTGAATCATTATCGAAGATTAGCTAAAGATTATGAAAGAACTCCTGCTTCTGCTGTCTGTTTTATAGAATTAGCTTTTATCAATATCATTTTATCAAAAATACCTTAA